Proteins found in one Eriocheir sinensis breed Jianghai 21 chromosome 14, ASM2467909v1, whole genome shotgun sequence genomic segment:
- the LOC126998632 gene encoding titin-like isoform X3 gives MSSFWSNVTGRGSGDKPPSGRSRSVSHSKDGEPSTGRPATRERPQDDTRENDDPEKQGDGCLNMSRLAGQMLGRSGGRGVLRVGLLPAFSRAGKTGSLPHQKRQASAEPPGLSTPTPPPTPTEEHHPPVPDSPKPKVKGVGRKRAASASPTRDKRRSFRGISRDRLPPLPHLPHLPHLPSLPPQIRNFLHLGGGEGGGGPPEVPSPNKPSRRPGPVGRTWVKVYDDITFMDEQKEEEEMYPMLGYTGRPIKVPDACPLPTPPTPPPPRAQPRRPSTVSEYDNLPKEEPAPEPVPEPELVARRSPSPEPLADASEPLPSAPPEEPKESVGQGRGRDRFRGKRQKRTGTPVAMGRGEHVEEQSEELDAARLAALEAAIVVTPQEEDYIIPQALQPPRPSRRPKTYDILQGPFTNETPLEQVSREEPLKPRRGVKVYDELIFRRQHQLGASDNTLPRAPGEEAVKEQEVLSQQVTLPEQAAALQQEAAPEQESVQQQEAVAPQEAVPQQEAVASHLETEVKRETTGSEEAAAVTETLKHDGEPPRPRRGLKIYESVDMRRRSPARHAPLPEAEVKVSETIRQDDTKGGQETVAEEPQRPSRGHKIYASVEIHPQREGGQAVVAEVTQKDGMLPSTTPQADSSEAPGVSTGEGKTGSEGMGQEQQQQEQQDKEKQEQQQQEQQQQQQQQQQPVKAAQDPEKVPTVPQTALKFQEGKTLFETTVKIGDEQQQPQQDDQQQQQQPEQQQQPSEEAVPPYARVLKGSGTRELRPLVTSDDDEPPPPIPPKKKGLRTISPQLEELFPPRPPRHLKPRVTTSVLMVNGEVMPERPARGSKIYETIKETAPMTPKRYPKVVRIEDVEIIADGPPAKPLRHSLHPPRRRRKKRGEQDSNEQQVVTPARTGEAQKAAQVTPASDQQDNYENIIMSGGCPRPVARNRSRPLPPPPPPPKKGKIQQRYRKQQQSGQTLVNEQNGIEATVVSGEVGSPEGAGPSGPTPTEHHPASHPSAPGRVGSKRRGAARLENDINENLKTIESSFATLDTVLKSLQTYSRSSPPRTVVKGLSEEQSANIIVEQPVPAPTAPPASPAGLTASPTVASRGETLTASDTSRGVSVFSSAVTPEPSGAAPVKPDAAGAVNKETVLAASKPSGADNPRLLPQEGASQASDQSQFKSGDVPQEISRFEQAISDTSDIDVCLEGEAEIGEQQGIAVRFDVKGVTITPVKDEKDRIGESEAERKSANPKPATNESIKDPEKVQTVPQTAVKFQEGKTVFETAVKIGENPGAAQHAPVKSDTETDVRESETLRDVTAPRQPDNPKQTEGAVQDPEKVPTVPQTALKFQEGKILFETTVKVGDEQPVATKEQPRRSDNPDHHTEQPDSTKQQPGNPQQPEKAVQDPEKVPTVPQTSLKLEEGKTLFETTVKVGDEQPAVTAPSAQQLKAGPNPGHNPAEKPENPSQPPQQPDNPKQPEKAVQDPEKVPTVPQTALKFQEGKTLFETTVKVGDEQPEVPQQPAVTKQPFEQPESTEQPPREPKEAVKDPEKVQVVPQTSLKFEEGKTLFETTVKVREDDSAQQPKSTEEATKTPEGSEKPPTEPKESVVDPVKVPTVPQTLVKFQEGKTLFETAVKIGDDQPGSLEQPADSTAPPSQQQPEHPPKPAGEPKEAPKDPEKVPTVPQTSLKFEEGKTLFETTVKVGDDQTESPQQLPKTESTRQPVEQAFQQPESVQQPPQQPESLQQLAEQAEGSEKPPREPKEDIKDPEKVPTVPQTSLKFEEGKTLFETTVKVGDDQPESPQQSAVPEGVQQPVSTEQPSREPKESVKDPEKVPTVPQTSLKFQEGKTLFETAVKIGDDEGTAGPTAAGSDLKTELTETQQPDSSQQTSRQSGETEISAEQPLCNKQPERPAQDPEVVPTVPQTSLKFQEGKTLFETSVKVGDEQPVQQPESSQKPAQQLEHTEQPVEKSEGTQRPPKVPKETIKDPEKVPTVPLTSFKFQEGKTLFETAVKIGDEQPASPAQPPQQAVDNKVPPQQVETSQQPAQQTETQQPPVSPQEPEKVPVVPQTALKFQEGKTLFETTVKVGDDQAAAQTEIDAIKRSKPTEAATKSEAASDQRKQEGSAEISGGAAGEVGHPGRAGGGEQPASTELQEGVADLASRLQGIRSTLESAICNISPALTPAPVPASASPTLNTTAQAAATPAEERPPSPASSCRHPSSKAVLMCAHLCVSLRCVFVLS, from the exons ATGTCTTCCTTCTG GAGTAACGTGACGGGCCGCGGCTCGGGGGACAAGCCGCCCTCGGGCAGATCTCGGTCCGTGTCCCATAGCAAGGACGGCGAGCCCTCAACAGGACGACCTGCGACTCGAGAACGACCTCAAGACGACACGCGCGAAAATGATGATCCCGAGAAGCAAGGCGACGGGTGCCTCAACATGTCCCGCCTGGCCGGGCAAATGTTGGGGCGCAGCGGCGGCCGCGGCGTCCTGAGGGTGGGCCTCCTGCCAGCCTTCAGCCGCGCTGGTAAGACCGGCTCCCTGCCGCATCAAAAACGCCAGGCATCCGCCGAGCCTCCGGGCTTGTCCACGCCCACGCCGCCACCCACGCCCACCGAGGAGCACCACCCGCCCGTGCCGGACTCTCCCAAACCCAAGGTGAAGGGCGTGGGCCGGAAGCGtgccgcctctgcctctcccacACGTGACAAACGACGGTCCTTCAGAGGCATTTCCCGTGACCGCCTGCCGCCCCTCCCGCACCTCCCGCACCTCCCGCACCTTCCGTCACTCCCACCACAGATACGAAACTTCTTGCACCTAGGCGGCGGGGAGGGCGGCGGCGGCCCCCCTGAGGTGCCCAGCCCCAACAAGCCCAGCAGGAGGCCCGGGCCGGTGGGGCGCACCTGGGTGAAAGTGTACGATGACATCACCTTCATGgacgagcagaaggaggaagaggagatgtacCCCATGCTGGGCTACACCGGACGACCCATCAAAGTGCCCGACGCCTGCCCTCTTCCCACCCCGCCCACGCCTCCCCCGCCCAGGGCTCAGCCCCGCCGGCCTTCCACTGTCAGTGAATATGACAATCTTCCCAAAGAAGAGCCCGCTCCTGAGCCTGTGCCCGAGCCCGAGCTGGTGGCCCGCCGCAGCCCCAGCCCAGAACCCTTGGCTGACGCCTCGGAGCCTCTTCCTTCAGCGCCTCCAGAAGAACCCAAGGAGTCTGTTGGACAAGGACGCGGACGAGACAGATTCCGAGGAAAAAGGCAAAAACGGACAGGCACGCCTGTGGCGATGGGCCGCGGGGAGCACGTGGAGGAGCAGAGCGAGGAGCTGGACGCTGCCAGGCTGGCGGCACTGGAGGCTGCAATCGTCGTGACGCCGCAGGAGGAAGACTACATCATTCCCCAAGCTCTACAGCCACCGAGGCCTTCAAGGAGACCAAAGACTTACGATATCCTTCAGGGTCCCTTCACCAATGAGACTCCTCTCGAGCAAGTAAGTCGCGAGGAGCCGCTCAAGCCGCGTCGCGGAGTGAAAGTTTACGACGAGTTGATCTTCCGCCGCCAGCACCAGCTCGGGGCCAGCGACAACACCCTTCCTCGGGCCCCTGGGGAAGAGGCCGTTAAAGAACAGGAGGTCTTGTCGCAGCAAGTGACTTTGCCGGAACAAGCAGCGGCCCTCCAGCAGGAAGCCGCGCCGGAACAAGAGAGTGTACAGCAGCAGGAAGCTGTAGCACCACAGGAGGCTGTCCCGCAGCAGGAGGCGGTTGCCTCTCACCTAGAAACGGAGGTGAAACGAGAGACAACTGGCAGTGAGGAGGCGGCAGCCGTGACGGAAACTCTGAAACACGATGGAGAACCGCCTCGCCCTCGTCGAGGTCTGAAAATATACGAGTCTGTGGACATGCGGCGCCGATCACCGGCACGACACGCCCCGCTGCCCGAGGCGGAGGTGAAGGTGTCAGAAACCATCCGTCAGGACGACACCAAGGGCGGGCAGGAGACCGTGGCCGAGGAGCCGCAGCGCCCCTCGCGCGGCCATAAGATTTACGCGTCGGTGGAGATTCATCCCCAGCGGGAGGGCGGCCAGGCCGTGGTGGCCGAGGTAACACAGAAAGACGGCATGCTGCCCTCCACCACGCCCCAGGCAGACAGCAGCGAGGCTCCTGGCGTCTCCACGGGAGAGGGCAAAACTGGCTCTGAAGGGATGggtcaggagcagcagcagcaggaacaacaAGATAAGGAAAAGCAGGAGCAACAgcagcaggaacaacaacaacaacaacaacaacaacaacagcctgtAAAAGCTGCCCAAGACCCAGAGAAGGTGCCAACAGTGCCTCAAACTGCACTGAAATTCCAGGAGGGAAAGACACTGTTCGAAACGACAGTGAAAATTGGCGACGAACAGCAGCAGCCTCAGCAGGatgaccaacaacaacaacaacaaccggagcagcagcagcaaccgTCAGAGGAGGCGGTGCCCCCGTATGCTCGCGTGCTGAAGGGCTCCGGCACGCGAGAGCTGCGGCCGCTGGTCACCTCTGACGACGACGAGCCGCCGCCGCCCATCCCTCCTAAGAAGAAGGGTCTGAGGACCATCTCGCCACAGCTCGAGGAATTGTTCCCCCCGCGGCCTCCTCGCCACCTCAAGCCGCGAGTCACCACGTCAGTTCTCATGGTGAACGGTGAGGTCATGCCCGAGCGGCCTGCCCGCGGCAGTAAGATATACGAAACTATAAAGGAGACCGCTCCAATGACACCTAAACGATACCCCAAGGTGGTGCGCATCGAGGACGTGGAGATCATCGCCGACGGGCCCCCAGCGAAGCCCCTGCGCCACTCCCTCCACCCGCCCCGCAGACGAAGGAAGAAGCGTGGCGAACAAGACAGCAACGAACAGCAAGTCGTGACGCCCGCCCGCACCGGGGAGGCTCAGAAGGCCGCCCAAGTAACGCCCGCGAGTGACCAGCAGGACAACTACGAGAACATCATCATGAGCGGCGGCTGCCCACGACCTGTCGCACGCAATcgctcccgccccctccctcctcccccgcccccacccaAGAAGGGCAAAATACAGCAACGCTACAGAAAGCAGCAGCAGAGCGGCCAGACGCTCGTGAATGAGCAGAACGGAATTGAAGCAACAGTGGTGAGTGGCGAGGTTGGCAGCCCTGAGGGGGCGGGCCCGAGTGGCCCGACCCCTACTGAACACCACCCCGCTAGTCATCCCTCGGCGCCGGGAAGGGTAGGATCTAAGCGCCGCGGTGCCGCTAGACTTGAAAACGATATTAACGAAAACTTGAAAACAATCGAGTCGTCCTTCGCTACTCTGGACACCGTGTTAAAATCCCTGCAAACGTACTCTCGATCGTCTCCTCCTCGGACAGTGGTGAAAGGTCTGAGCGAGGAGCAAAGTGCGAATATAATAGTTGAACAGCCCGTCCCCGCCCCCACAGCACCACCTGCCTCGCCAGCAGGGCTAACAGCGTCACCCACGGTAGCTTCGAGGGGGGAGACACTGACAGCATCCGACACAAGCCGTGGCGTTAGTGTTTTCTCCTCAGCAGTGACACCCGAGCCGTCCGGAGCTGCCCCAGTGAAACCTGACGCGGCCGGAGCAGTAAACAAGGAAACGGTGCTCGCCGCGAGTAAGCCAAGTGGTGCGGACAACCCCAGATTATTGCCGCAGGAAGGAGCGAGTCAGGCAAGTGATCAGAGTCAGTTTAAGTCAGGCGATGTGCCTCAGGAGATTTCCAGGTTCGAGCAGGCGATAAGTGACACGAGTGATATTGATGTTTGTCTAGAAGGTGAAGCAGAGATTGGGGAGCAGCAGGGTATTGCCGTGAGGTTTGACGTGAAAGGCGTCACCATAACACCAGTGAAGGACGAGAAAGACAGGATTGGAGAGAGTGAAGCGGAACGTAAATCGGCGAACCCTAAACCCGCTACTAACGAGTCAATTAAAGACCCAGAAAAAGTGCAAACAGTGCCTCAGACGGCGGTGAAGTTCCAGGAGGGGAAAACAGTGTTCGAGACAGCGGTGAAGATTGGAGAAAACCCAGGCGCGGCACAACACGCGCCTGTCAAGAGTGACACGGAGACTGACGTGCGTGAATCAGAAACGTTGCGTGACGTCACTGCGCCTCGGCAGCCTGACAACCCCAAACAAACAGAAGGAGCCGTGCAGGACCCGGAGAAGGTGCCAACGGTGCCTCAGACTGCACTGAAATTCCAGGAGGGGAAGATACTGTTCGAGACTACAGTAAAAGTCGGCGACGAGCAGCCTGTTGCCACTAAGGAACAACCCAGGAGGAGTGACAACCCGGACCACCACACTGAACAGCCTGACAGCACTAAACAGCAGCCTGGCAACCCTCAACAGCCCGAAAAAGCTGTTCAAGACCCAGAGAAGGTGCCAACAGTGCCACAGACTTCACTGAAACTCGAAGAGGGGAAGACACTGTTCGAGACAACAGTGAAAGTCGGCGACGAGCAGCCTGCTGTCACTGCTCCGTCAGCGCAGCAGCTCAAGGCCGGTCCAAATCCTGGCCACAACCCCGCAGAGAAGCCTGAAAATCCCTCCCAGCCTCCACAGCAGCCTGACAACCCTAAACAGCCTGAAAAAGCCGTGCAGGACCCAGAGAAGGTGCCAACAGTGCCACAGACTGCACTGAAATTCCAAGAAGGAAAGACTCTGTTCGAAACGACGGTGAAGGTTGGCGACGAGCAGCCCGAAGTCCCTCAGCAACCAGCGGTGACTAAACAGCCTTTTGAGCAGCCTGAGAGCACTGAACAGCCTCCAAGAGAACCTAAAGAAGCCGTCAAGGACCCAGAGAAGGTGCAAGTCGTGCCCCAGACATCACTAAAATTTGAAGAGGGCAAGACTCTGTTTGAGACAACCGTGAAAGTTCGAGAGGACGATTCAGCACAGCAGCCAAAGAGCACTGAGGAGGCTACGAAGACCCCTGAAGGCTCTGAGAAACCTCCAACAGAGCCCAAAGAATCGGTGGTCGACCCCGTCAAGGTGCCAACCGTCCCTCAAACGTTAGTGAAATTCCAGGAAGGAAAAACTTTGTTCGAGACTGCAGTGAAGATTGGAGACGACCAACCCGGGAGTCTTGAACAGCCAGCAGACAGCACTGCACCCCCTTCACAGCAGCAGCCAGAGCACCCCCCGAAGCCTGCAGGAGAACCAAAGGAGGCACCAAAAGATCCTGAGAAGGTGCCGACAGTGCCTCAAACGTCACTGAAATTCGAAGAGGGCAAGACGCTGTTCGAAACAACAGTGAAAGTCGGCGACGATCAGACTGAGAGCCCTCAACAGCTTCCGAAGACTGAGAGCACTCGGCAGCCTGTGGAGCAGGCCTTTCAACAGCCTGAGAGTGTTCAACAACCTCCTCAACAACCAGAAAGCCTTCAGCAGCTCGCAGAACAAGCTGAGGGTTCTGAAAAGCCCCCGAGAGAGCCTAAGGAGGACATCAAGGACCCAGAGAAGGTGCCAACAGTGCCCCAGACTTCCCTCAAATTTGAAGAGGGGAAAACACTGTTTGAAACGACAGTGAAAGTCGGCGACGATCAGCCCGAGAGCCCTCAGCAGTCAGCAGTCCCTGAGGGTGTTCAGCAGCCCGTGAGCACCGAGCAGCCCTCAAGAGAACCCAAAGAGTCTGTCAAAGACCCAGAAAAGGTGCCCACGGTGCCGCAGACATCGCTCAAATTCCAGGAAGGCAAAACTTTGTTCGAGACAGCAGTGAAGATTGGCGACGACGAGGGCACTGCAGGACCCACAGCTGCCGGAAGTGACTTGAAGACTGAGCTCACGGAGACTCAACAGCCTGACAGCTCTCAACAGACCAGCCGTCAGTCAGGAGAGACTGAAATCTCTGCGGAGCAGCCGCTGTGCAACAAGCAGCCTGAGCGGCCTGCCCAGGACCCCGAGGTGGTACCAACGGTGCCTCAGACTTCCCTAAAATTCCAGGAGGGAAAAACACTGTTCGAGACATCAGTGAAAGTTGGCGACGAACAGCCTGTACAGCAGCCTGAGAGTTCGCAAAAGCCTGCACAGCAGCTTGAGCACACTGAACAGCCTGTAGAGAAGTCTGAAGGCACTCAGCGACCCCCGAAGGTGCCCAAGGAGACCATTAAAGACCCAGAAAAGGTACCCACAGTACCGCTAACGTCATTTAAGTTCCAAGAAGGGAAAACATTGTTCGAGACAGCAGTCAAGATCGGAGACGAGCAGCCTGCCAGCCCCGCACAGCCTCCGCAGCAGGCTGTGGACAACAAGGTGCCGCCACAGCAAGTTGAAACCTCTCAACAGCCAGCTCAACAGACGGAGACGCAACAGCCTCCTGTGAGTCCCCAGGAGCCTGAAAAGGTTCCAGTAGTTCCACAAACTGCACTGAAATTCCAAGAGGGCAAAACACTTTTCGAAACGACAGTAAAAGTTGGCGACGACCAAGCAGCTGCCCAAACAGAG ATCGACGCCATCAAACGGTCCAAGCCGACGGAGGCCGCCACGAAGAGTGAGGCCGCGAGTGACCAGCGGAAGCAGGAGGGCTCGGCGGAAATTAGTGGCGGTGCTGCAGGAGAAGTAGGACACCCCGGGCGTGCGGGCGGCGGCGAGCAGCCAGCCAGCACGGAGCTGCAGGAGGGCGTGGCGGACTTGGCCTCACGCCTTCAAGGTATTCGTTCTacccttgagagtgccatctgtAATATTTCCCCCGCACTCACCCCCGCCCCTGTGCCGGCCTCTGCCTCACCCACCCTTAACACTactgcccaagctgccgccacgCCCGCCGAGGAGCGCCCTCCGAGCCCCGCCAGCAGCTGCCGCCACCCCTCTAGTAAGGCAGTGTTGATGTGTGCTCACCTGTGTGTGTCTTTGCGGTGTGTGTTTGTACTAAGCTAG